The genomic region TATTCAGGGAAATTTTAGAAACGCTATGTTAAGGTTTTATTAATGCTTGGTTAATTTTCTGTTAAGGATTAAGATCCCATACGACCATCTTTATTTCTGTGTAATCCTCTATGGCAAATCTTGGACCTTCTCTCCCTATTCCTGAATGCTTTACACCACCGTAAGGCATGTGATCAGCCCTAAAATTGGGACCTTCATTTATCAATACACCTCCAGCCTCTACCTTTTTTATGAACTCCCAGGCTATATCAATGTCTTTGGTGAACACACCTACTTGAAGACCATACACAGAACTGTTTACCGCTTTTATTGCTTCTTCTATATCCCTATACGGATTCACAACTACAACAGGAGCAAAGGCTTCTTCTGAAAAGAGCTTGGTATTTTCCGGTACAAGGCTAACTATCGTGGGTTCTAAAAGTGCCTTGCTTTCTGCACATGCTACGCCACCCCTTACGAGCTTTGCACCCTCTTTGATGGCTTGTCCTACCCATTCCTGTACTCTCTCCACTTCCGAAGAGCTTATCATTGGACCCACATCCGTATCTTCCCGCATTGGATCGCCCACATTCAGATTATCAACAGCGCTTTTTAAAGCTGACAGATAAATATCAAAGACATCTTCGTGTACGAAGACTCTTTGAACGGATATACACACCTGACCGGCTATAGCGTAACCCCCCTGAATGGTTTTTACCACAGCCTTATTTACGTTTCCGTCCTTATGTAACACCAAAGCTGAGTTAGAGCCAAGTTCCAAAATCACCTTCTTTATGCCAGCCTGTTTGGTGATGATCTCACCTATCTTTTTACTTCCTGTGAAGGATACAACTCTTACATCCGGATGGGTGGTCATAGCTTTACCAACGTCACCATATCCCGGTATTACGCTTATGGCTTCTGGTGGAAGTCCAGCAGAAAGGAGAAGTTCGCCAAGCATAAGAGGGGTCAAAGGTGTTCTTTCTGAAGGCTTTAAGATCACCGCATTACCTGCAGCCAAAGCAGGTGCTACTTTGTGCATGGAGAGATTGAGAGGAAAATTGAAAGGCGTTATAGCCGATACTATACCTACCGGCTGTCTTATAAAAAAGCCAACTTTCCCCCTACCATTCGGGTGAGCATCCAAAGGTACTACCTCTCCACTTATCCTCTTTGCCTCTTCCGCTGAAAAGATAAGCGTCTGTATAGCCCTTTGGACTTCTGATCTTGCCTCTCTTATAGTCTTTCCAACTTCAAGCACTAAGGTTTTTGCGAACTCTTCGGCTCTGTCTTGGAGCATCTGGGATGCCTTCATGAGTATGCTGTACCTTTCGTGAGGGGTAAGCGAGGACATTTTTCTGAAGCCTTCTTTTGCTACCTCTATAGCTTCATCAACTTGCTTTTCAGAACCTTTAAAGACCTTACCTATGACTTCACCGGTATATGGATAGTGTATATACAGTTCCTCCTCACTCTTGACATACTTCCCACCTATTAACATACCCTTCTCAAGCATGATATTATTATAGAATGCGAAAGATGAATCTGTTTGTGTATCTTGTGACGGATGACAAGTACTTTATGGAAAGAGATCTTGTAAGTACCACTGAGCAGGCTTTGCAGGGAGGTATAACAGCCCTTCAGTACAGATTTAAAAATAAGAGCGCAAGACAGATGTACGAAGAGCTTCTGGTACTTAGGGAGTTGACAAGAAGGTACGGAGTAGACCTTGTAGTAAATGATAGAGTGGATCTTGCAATGGCTGTAGGTGCAGATGGTGTACATGTAGGAAAGCAGGACCTTCCTCCCGACATTGTTAGAAAGATAGTAGGAGACAGCATGTACATAGGTTATTCGGTAAACAGCGTTGAAGACCTCAGGGATGTGGATCATCTACCTATAGATTACGTAGGATTCGGATCCGTTTACGAAACAACCACAAAGGAAAATTACAGATTAGTAGGTATAGAAGGTTTGCGTCAAGCTGTAAAGCTTACTCAAAAACCTATAGTAGCCATAGGTGGCATAACCCATTATAGGGTGAAGGAGGTTCTGGAAGCTGGGGCAAAAGGTGTAGCTGTAGTTTCAGCTATACTGGGGTTTGAGGATGTAAAAAAGGCTTCCGAAACGCTTGTACAAGCATGCAAAAGCGTCTATAGAGAAAGGCTCTTTATGCCATGAAAATCCTTTATATACTTGACGGTTCAGCTTTTGTGTATAGGAGTTTTTTCGCCCTTCCTCAGCTTTCAACCAAGAGCGGATTTCCTACTGGTGCTGTATACGGCTTTATGAGAGCTATCCTTTCCATACTTAAGGCGGAAAGACCCAAGTACTTCGTTGTGGTCTTCGACCACCCTGCACCTACTACAAAAAAGGAGATCTATAGCGACTACAAAAGTAAAAGACCACCTATGCCAGATCCTCTAAGGCTGCAAATACCTGTCATAAAAGAACTTTTGAAGCTTATGGGAATTCCCCTTTTGGAAGTGGAAGGTTACGAAGCCGATGACATTATCGGTTATATTACACAAAAGGCTGTGGAACTGAGCTTTTACGTAAAGATATACTCACCGGATAAGGATATATTACAGCTTGTGTCCGAAAAAGTGAGTGTTATAAACCCTATCAGTGGTGAGTTTTTTGACAGACAGGCTGTTTTGAAAAAGTTCGGGGTAAGCCCAGAACTCATACCGGATCTTCTCGCCTTGGCAGGTGACAAAGTGGATAACATAGAAGGTATAAAGGGTATAGGGAAGAAGACAGCCATTAAGGTACTTGAAAAGTACCAAAGCGTTACTAACATACTGAGGAACTTTGAAGATTTCCAAGCTTTCTTCCCTTATGCTGACAGAGAAAAACTTGAGCTGTCTTACGCTCTTGTAAAGCTACATCCTGTGCCAGAAATGAACTTGAAAGAGGAGGATATACGCCTCAAAAAGCCGGATATGGAAAGTTTAAAGAGAAGACTTCTTGAACTTGAGATGAAAAGTTTGATAAAAGATGTGGAATCGTTATCAAAAAGTCTATCTCAAAGACAGCTTTTTTAAATTGGTAAAGAAGATTTTAATACCAATTTTATTATCCACATCATTTTTAGCTCTCTTTTTTGTGTATGTTCCTTTAGATAAAGTGATGAATAGCCTCAGTCGTGTATCTTTAGATGAATTCTTTCTTGCCTTTTTCTTCTATACAGCAAGTCAGATAATAAGGAGTTTTAGGTGGCTACCTTTGATGAGAGGTCTAAGCTTCTTAGATATTTACCTTATAAACAGTGCCAATATATTCTTCAATAACGTGCTTCCTGCGAGAACCGGTGAGTTAAGCTGGTTTTATTATGCAAAAAAACTCGGCGTATCTTTAAAGCTTTCTGTATGGTCTTTCCTTTTGGGAAGGCTTTTTGATCTTCTGGCTCTTATTTTTATAGCTTTGTTTCTCTATACAGTAATTGAAAAGTCAGTTCTGACCTTTTTCATTTCCCTCATAATGATATTTTTGTCTCTTTTTTTCCATAAAGTATACCTCTTTTTACCTTCTTGGGGAAAAATTGGAAACCTGAAAAGTTATCTCAAAGATAACACGAGCCTTCGGCTCTCAAGCTTACTCTTTTTGTGTTCCACCTTTTCTGTGGTTTTTAAGTTTGTTGCGATAGTTCAGCTTTTGAGTGTGTCCTCCTATTTACTAAGTTTTTTGTCTTTTTCTTTCGGTGAGCTAAGCAGTGTCCTCCCATTTCACAGTTTTATGGGTTATGGTACTTACGAGATCAGCTTCTCAATACCTGCAAAATTTGCAAGTGCTGACATGAAAAAGTGGCTCGTTGAGGGATTTATAGCTCACAACTTCTTACTTTTGTCTTCAGCTTTCTATGGGATCCTTTCCGTATTTTTGCTTCACAGAAAAAACTAAGATTTTCTCACCTTCAAGGTTAACCCCTTAACCTCTTCTATGAGTACAGCATCTCCCTTTTTTATATCCTCTTCACTCACCGCATTCCATATTTCTCCATGTACAAACACTTTTCCCTTGCCTTTTGCAAAGTCTGTTATGGCTTCTCCTACCTCTCCTATGAGTTCCTCAGTTCCCAGCATCTTCTTTCTCTTTTGAGCTTTAAAGCCGAGCCTTCCCGCAAATAGGAAGAAAGCTACCGTAAGAATTACCATAGTGGTTATAACGGAGATGGGTATGTTACCGTAAGGTGATTCTGGACTTATAAGTATGAAAGAACCGAGAGCTAAGGCTATGCCTCCAGCTATTGCAAGTCCTCCTAATGAGGGGGTAACCACTTCAAGAGCTAACAGTAAGATACCGGCAAGTATCAGCAAAAGTCCAAGCCAGTTTACACCCACCACACCCAAACCGTAAAGACCTAAAAGCAGTGATATTATCCCAACAGCACCTGGTACAATGCTTCCGGGATTATAAAGTTCAAAAAATATACCGTAAAACCCGATGAGTAAAAGCATATATGCGATAGTAGGATTAGTAACCAGATTTAAAAACTCTTCTCTCAGGCTCTTTGATATTTGATAAACTTGGACTCCTTCCGTTTCGAGTATTATTTTTCTTCCATGCTTTTCAACAATCCTACCGTTCAGCTTATTCAAAAGATCAGTCCTGTCCGTGGCTATGAGATCTATTATGTTAGCTTTTAGAGCCTCCTCAGGAGTCAGAGATATGCTTTTTTTTACCATGCTTTCCACAACTTCTACGTTTCTCCCCTTCTCTCTGGCTATACTCCTTACAAACGCCAAGGTGTCCTGAAGTACCTTCTCCTTCATAACATCGTTCTGCCCTTCCCCACCTATTTGGACAGGATGAGCAGCGCCTATGTTTGTGCCAGGAGCCATTGCAGCAATATCTGCCGATATGGTTATTATAGCACCCGCAGATGCAGCACGTCCACCCGATGGATACACAAAAACTACAACGGGAATAGTTGTCTTTTGAAACTCCTGAACTATTTCCCTCATTGAGGATTCAAGACCTCCAGGGGTATTAAGCTCAAGTATAAAAACACTTCCCTCTTCACTTTGTGCCTTTGATATGCTTCTCTTTATGTAATCCACTGCCACTGGCGTGATGGCATCTTGCCACTGGGCAACAAAAATCCTTGGAAAACCCTCATTCAAAAGTGAAAACATAAACAGAAAAAATACAGCTAAAGCACGCATCATCATGTCAGTTGGTATTATAATAGTACTGCATATAAAGTTTTTAAATTAACGAAGGAGGCGTATTATGGCTGTTCCTAAGAGGAAGACATCCAAATGGAGAAGGGACAACAGAAGAGCGCAAAATTTCTTCTCTAAAGTAAAGCTTTCATCACTTGCAACTTGCCCTAATTGTGGGGAACTGACGATCCCTCATAGGGTATGCCCTTACTGCGGACATTATAAAGGTAGGGAAGTTATCAAAGTAAGTTGATGAATACACCGAAGATAGCGGTTGATTGTATGGGGGGCGATTATGCTCCTGAGGAGATAGTCAAGGGGTGTCTTTTAGCTCACAGGGAACTTGACGTCATACTGTATCTCGTAGGTGACGAAAAAAGGATAAAAAGCGTATTAGATAAAGAAAATAGCTATGATAGGAAGAGACTTATACTTATTAATGCGGAAGATGTGGTGGGTATGAGCGAACCCCCGTCTAACGTTCTTAAAAAGAAAAGATCGTCCCTTTATATTGCGGGGATTTTGCTTAGAGAAAACGAGGCTGACGGGCTTGTATCTGCCGGAAATACAGGTGCTGTACTTACTGTTGGCAAGTTTCTGGTGGGGGCATTGGAACACATAGAGAGACCAGCTATAGGCGTGGCTCTTCCCAATCCTAAAGGAAGAACGGTTCTCATTGATGTAGGGGCGAACGTAGATTGTAAACCCAAACATTTACTTCAGTTTGCCATAATAGGGCACACTTACGCTAAGGAAATCCTCGGAGTACAAAATCCTAAGATTGGCATACTCAGTATAGGTGAAGAGGAAGGAAAGGGAAATGAGCTTGTGAGGGAGTCCTACGCCCTTTTAAAGAAGAGTAAGTTAAACTTCTTGGGAAATGCGGAGGGTAGGGACATATATGCTGGAACTTTTGATGTGATAGTTTGTGACGGTTTTGTCGGAAACGTGATCCTAAAAGCCAGTGAAAGTCTCGGTATGGCTGTGCTTCAGATGATAAAGGAGGAGGTTCAGAAAAGCCTCATCGCAAGAATAGGAGCGTTGCTCATAAAACCTGCCCTCAATAACTTTAAGAAAAAAGCTGATTTTGCCGAATACGGAGGTATTCCACTGCTGGGTGCCAAAAAGCCTGTTATAATAACCCATGGAAGGGCAAACGCAAAAGCTATAAAGAACGCTATAAAGGTAGCTAACGAGTTTTACGTGCATCACTTTAACGAAAGACTCGCCGAATATATAAGGAGTCTCAGCCCAAAAGAGGTAAAAATCTGATGGGAACAACTATAACGGGAATGGGTTATTATGTACCACCAAAGGTGCTTACTAACTTTGATTTAGAAAAGATAGTTGACACATCAGATGAATGGATAACTACCAGAACGGGAATAAAGGAGAGGAGAATAGCTAACGACGAAAATGTTACTCAGATGGCTTATATAGCAAGCCTTGAAGCTATCAGATCCGCACGCATACAGCCGGAAGACATAGAAATAATTCTTCTCGCCACGCTCACCCCTGAGCTGAGATTTCCATCCACAGCATGCCTTTTACAAGCCAAGCTTGGAGCGACAAAATCTTACGCTTTTGACATATCGGCTGCGTGTAGCGGTTTTATTTACGGGCTTGAGCTGGCTGATGCCTACATAAGATCTGGGAAAGCTAAAAATATACTTCTCGTAGGCGTTGAGAAACTATCAGAGATAGTAGATTGGCAAGATAGAAGCACCTGTGTGCTTTTTGGAGATGGGGCGGGTGCTGTCGTATTATCCAGAGGGGAAGGAGAGATACTTTCTTCCAAGATGCTGTCAGATGGAAGCTTGTGGGAAATACTTTACGCTCCAAAGTGCGGATACATAAGCATGAGAGGTAAGGAACTTTTTAAGATGGCGGTAAGGAGTATGGAAGATGCGTGCAGGTACGTTCTTGAAACATCAGGTGTAAGTGTTGAAGAAGTGAACTTGATGATTCCCCATCAGGCGAATATAAGAATAATGGATGCCCTTGCTGAGAAATTAGGTATACCAAAAGAAAAGGTTTACTCCAACATACACAAATACGGCAACACTAGCGCAGCTTCCATACCCATAGCCCTCTGTGAAGCGTATGCCGAAGGTAAACTAAAAAGAGGCGATCTGGTGATGCTGACAGCAATGGGAGGAGGACTGACTTGGGGAGCAATGCTTCTAAAATTTTAGGACTATCCTCAAGTCAAGCCAACGAAAGACTCAAAAGATACGGCTATAATAGGATAGAAAAGGGGAAAAGGCTAAGCGATCTGGATATCCTTTTAAGTCAGTTTAAGAATCCTTATATCTTCTTGCTTCTCTTTACCGCAATTTTATCAGCCTTTTTGGGTGAGAAAACTGATGCTTTTGTAATAGTTAGCATAATTCTACTCGGTGGTCTTTTGGACTTTTGGCAGGAAAGGGGAGCTAACAAAACGGTAGAGAAGCTCCTCTCTATGGTGAAGACGCACGCGACTGTGATAAGGGATGGTGTGGAAAGAGACATTCCCATGGAGGAAGTCACAGTAGAAGATGCGGTGATTCTGAGGGCGGGTGATATGGTACCTGCGGACGGTAAAGTGCTTGAAGCAAAAGACCTTTTCATTAACGAAGCTCTGATGACTGGTGAAGCCTATCCTGTGGAAAAAAATGTAGGGGACGATGTTTATATGGGTACGCATGTGGTAAGCGGTTTTGGAGTAATAAGAGTTTTTAAGATAGGTAGAGATACTGAGTATGGAAAGATAGTTGAAAAGTTAAAGCTTGGTAAAGGAGAAACGGATTTTGAGAGAGGTCTAAAGCGATTCGGTTATACGCTCCTTGAGGTGGCAACATTTCTCATTTTTCTGGTTTTCGCGATCAATACTTATTATAACAGGGGTGTCATAGATTCACTCCTCTTTGCGCTTTCTCTGGGTATAGGCATAACGCCCGTACTTCTTCCTGCGGTAGTCAGCGTTGGTCTCTCTTACGGAGCAAGACATATGGCTCAAAAAGGTGCTATAGTAAAAAGGCTTACATCTATAGAAAACTTTGGAAGTATGAACGTTCTGTGTTGTGATAAAACTGGAACTCTTACAGAAGGAGTCATGAAAGTTTATACTTTCAGAGATTTATCAGATAAGGAAAGCAAAAAAGTAGCTCTCTTTTCATATCTAAATTCATATTTTCAAACAGGTTACAAAAACCCAATAGACGAAGCTATAAAGGAAGAATTAAAATCAACGGATATCTTAGAATTTAAAAAGCTTGATGAACTTCCTTACGATTTTAATAGAAAGCGCCTTTCTGTACTTATCAAGAAAGATCAAGAAAATCTTTTAATAACTAAGGGTGCATACTCACATGTAATAGATATCTGCACGTATGCAGAAATTGATGGAGAAGTTGTTGATATTCGCAAGGTAATGCAGGAAATTCAAAAAATTTACACGCAATACAGCACGCAGGGTTTCAGATTAATAGCAATTGCATACAAACCTATGAAGGGGGAATCCATAAGTTATGGAGATGAGGAAGGAGAAATATTCCTTGGCTTTGTGGTAATGCACGATCCACTAAAGGAAGATGCAAAGAATGTTGTAGAAAAGCTGTTAAGCCTTGGTGTGGAGCTAAGAATCATAACTGGAGACAACAGGCTCGTTGCTGAGTATGTAGCAGAAAAACTCGGCTTAAAAGGTAAAGTTATGAGTGGTGAAGACTTTAAAAATTTCTCCGAAGAAGCTCTTATAAGAAGAATCAAGGATGTTTTCGTATTTGCGGAACTCTCTCCCTTGCAAAAAGAGAGGGTCGTTAGCGCTCTGAAAAAGGCGGGTTACGTAGTGGGATACATGGGAGACGGAATAAATGATGTTACCGCTATGAGGAGTGCCGATGTGGCTATATCTGTGGAAAACGCTGTAGATGTGGCAAAAGAGAGCGCTGACATAGTTTTTCTTAAACCAGACCTAAACACAGTAATAGATGCCGTACTTGAAGGCAGGAAAACTTTCCTTAACACCATGAAGTATTTATTTATGCAAACAAGCTCCAACTTTGGTAACGTGTTTTCTATGGCTGGTGCATCCCTTTTGGTCCCTTTCCTTCCCATGCTACCAAAACAGGTTTTGACCGCAAACCTCTTAACGGATATCGCGGTAATGTCCATACCAGCCGATGGTGTGGATGATGATTGGATAAAGCTCCCAAAAAGGTGGAATATAGAGTTTATTGAAAAGTTCATGTTCTTTTTTGGGCTTTTGAGTTCCTTTTTTGATTACATTACTTTCACCTTCCTTCTTTACATACTTGGAGCAACGTCTGAAACTTTCCGCACCGCATGGTTTCTTGAAGGATTATTTACCCAAATCCTTGTCCTACTCATATTACGCACAAGGAAACCTTCTATAAAAAGTAAACCCTCCTCTCTCCTCATATTTACTGTATTCGTAACGGGAGTAACAGGCTTACTTATACCCTTTACCCCTCTTGGAAACCTGTTAGAGCTAAAGCCCTTAAACTTGACCCTTTACGTATTTATCTTTTTGATTACTCTCCTTTACCTCGTGTCAGTGGAAGCACTAAAAAGGCTCTTTTACAGAAGATACAATCTCTAACAGCTCCTTATACGCCCGTGTATCTTTCTTTTACCCTCTTTATTCTCCAGAGAGCTTTACTGTCCTCAGGTGTTATCAAGCTGTATGCCTTTCCGTAACTTCCTATTCTTCCAGTTCTCCCTATTCTGTGTATGTAAACCTCAGGGTCTTCAGGAATATGGTAATTGATAACTAAGCTCACTCCTTTTATATCAAGACCCCTTGAGGCAACATCCGTTGCCACAACAGTTCTTACTTTTCCTTCTCTAAAGAGCTTAAGGGCGTTCTCCCTTTGTCTCTGTGTCATATCTCCATGCAAAGACACTACACTAAAACCTCTGTTTTTGAGTTCCTGAGATATATCCTTCGCATCCCTTTTTGTCCTCACAAAAATTATGACCTTTTCAAGTATATGGTCTCTGAGTATCTTCTCAAGCTCAGATATCTTTTGCTTGGGAGAGTTTAGTCTTATGAGCCTTTCCTCTATCTTAGGTTTTAATTCCGCGGATATGACCCTTACCACTTTGTAATTATCTCTCAAATGTTTTTTTGCCAACACCTCTATCTCTTTTGGTATAGTTGCGGAAAAGAGAAAAGTCTGTCTATCTATTGGTGTAAAAGATATTATGTATTCTATATCTTCGGCAAAGCCCATATCAAGCATTAGATCAGCCTCATCAAGAACTAAAAAGGAGACACTGCCAACATTCAATGTACCCCTATTTATGAGGTCCTTTATTCTGCCCGGAGTCCCTATAACTATGTTAGGTGTAACCTTAGACAGAAGCTCCAGATCCCTCCCTACCGGTGTACCTCCGTAAAAAACGAACACCTTAAGTGCCTTGTACTTGGATAAGGCATAAAGCTGATCCTTGACCTGGAGGGCAAGTTCACGCGTTGGCGTTAGAATAAGTGCCTTTAAACCTCCATCCTTATTTATACTTTCCACGATGGGTATGCCAAAGGCAGCTGTTTTCCCTGTTCCAGTAGCTGCCTGTCCCATAATATCGTAACCTTTAAGAGCTAACGGTATAGCCTCACTCTGTATAGGTGTAGGTTCTTTAAAACCAAGCTCCCTTATAGCTTTTCCAAGTGGTTCACTTAACTGTTGAAAATTAAACTCCATAACGATTAAAAACCTCCTCTTTTAATTATACGTCCCTTTCTCTTTTTTGCAAAAATTCTTATAGCCTAATATAAGATGAATTTATGCTTTAATAAAAGTTTCTTATTGAAATTCCTTATTAAAGAAAATAACTTTATACAGTCAATTCTGAAAGGGAGGTTAAAAAAAATGTTAAGTAGGCGAAACTTTTTGAAAGGCGGTCTCGCTCTAAGCGCTGGAGGACTTCTGGTGCCAAAGTACCTTTTGGCAGCGGTTGATCCTTCCTTACTTAGTACTGCGGCGAAAGAGCTTCCAGAGGGTGTACTTGAGGAACAAGTTTTGGAAGCTCTCCCAGGTAAAAAACCTCTTATCAAAAAAACTTACAGGGCACCTAACTACGAAACGCCTGTTAAGTACTTCAACGAATTCTTCACACCAAACGATGTTTTCTTTGTGAGGTATCACCTTTCTAACATACCTGAAGTAGATGCAAAAACTTGGAAGCTGACCATAGGAGGTGATGCGATAGAAAAGCCTCTTGAGCTAACGCTGGAGGATCTCAAGACCAAGTTTGAACAGGTGGAGCTTGTGGCTCTGTGCCAGTGTTCAGGGAACAGGAGGGGATTATTTAAACCGCATGTAGCGGGAGTTGAGTGGGGATACGGAGCTATGGGGAATGCAAGGTGGAAAGGAGTAAGACTGAAAGACATATTGGAGAGAGCTGGTTTGAAGGGTAATGCTCTTGAGGTAGTACTCAACGGTGCGGACACAGGCGTGGCAGCAGGAACGCCAGACTTTATAAAGAGCATACCAGTTTGGAAGGCTCTTGACGAAAACACCATGATAGCTTACGAAATGAATGGAGAGCCCCTGCCTCACTGGAACGGCTTTCCTGCAAGAGTAATAGTCCCGGGTTGGACTGCCACTTACTGGATGAAGCATATAATTTCTATTGATGTTGTCTCCAAACCTTTCGATGGCTTTTGGATGAAAACAGCGTATAGAATACCTCTGGGAAAGTTCCCTATAAGGGACAGATTCATATCTCAGGAAACTGCAGTCAACACACCTATAACTGAGATAGTCGTAAACTCTCTAATCACAAATATAAATGATGGGCAAAGGTTCAAGCTTGGGCAAATGGTTGAAATAAAAGGTATTGCGTGGGACGGTGGGTATGGTATTAACATGGTGGAGATATCCACTGACGGAGGTAAAACCTGGCGTGAAGCTGAGCTGGGTAAGGATTATGGTCGCTACTCATGGAGGCAGTTCACTTACAGATTTAGACCTCCCAAAAAGGGAACCTATACTATAATGGCAAAGGCAAGCAATAGGATAGGGCAGACACAGACCTTTGAGCTTATATGGAACCCTGCAGGATACCATCACAACGTAGTTCAGAAGATAAACATAAAAGTCGTATAAGGAGGTAAATAGATATGAGTAAAGCTCTTATATTTGGATGTATGCTTATGGCTATTTCCTTTGCTGGAGAGGAGAGTATAAAGCTAAAAGATGGTGAAGGTAAAGCTCTCGTAGAAGCAAACTGCTCTGCATGTCATAGTCTTGACTACATTCAAATGAATTCCCCCTTTCTTGACAAGAAGGGTTGGGAGGCTACCGTTAACAAGATGATAAAAGCTATGGGCGCACCTATAAAGCAGGAGGATGTCCCTAAAATAGTTGAGTATCTTACCAAGTACTACGGTAAGAAAGAATAAGTGTTAGACTATCTTTATGAGGGGTTATGATGTCATAGTGATAGGCGGGGGACCTGCGGGTTCTTCTGCCGCTTATTACGCTTCAAAAAACGGTCTTAAGGTGCTAATCCTTGAAAAGTACAAAGTTCCACGATTCAAACTGTGCGCAGGATGTATCTCAAAAAGGATAGCTCCATACCTTCCGGAAGGTTGGGAAAGATTCGTGCTTAACAGGATAAAGGGGGGTATCCTAGGATACGGTGGAAGGGAGGAGTTTGAGCTTTCAGCTGATGAGGAAGTAGCGTATATTACGGATAGGGTTGAATTTGATACCTTTCTCTTAGAGAAAGCTCAAGGAAAAGGAGCAGATTTTGTGGATGAGTGTGAGGTCTTAGGTTTTGAAACAGAGGGAGGAAAGTACAGAGTAATAACTTCAAAAGGCAATTTTCATGCAGATTTTATAGTTGGTGCGGACGGTTTTTACTCAAAGACAGCTCAAGCCCTTGGCTACAAAAAGGACAAGTTCTTTAAAGCTCTTGAGTTTTTTACGCGAGGTGATCTTAGCGAAAAGGTAATGATAGATATAGGATTAGTCAGAAGAGGGTATGCGTGGATATTTCCGAAAGGTGAAAATCTGAGCGTAGGCACAGCCTGTACACAAAGGGGAGATCTAAAAAGAGTTCTAACCGAATATTCAAGACTCAAGGGTGTAAAACCAGAAGGGAGGATGTATGGCTGGTACATACCTTATATAGAAAAAGATGGAGATGTATTCTGCGGTAAAGATCGCGTGCTTTTGGTAGGTGATGCGGCCAATCTCACGGATCCTCTTTTAGGAGAAGGTATATATTACGCAGTACGGAGCGGAAAACTCGCAGCTCAAGCATTAGCTGTTTCACCTTCAAAACCTACAGAGCAATACAGAAAACTTTTGAAAGATCTCGTTTCTGAGCTTGTTTACGCTGGAAAAATAGCTCGCCTCGGCTACAAATTTCAGAAGGTTGCTTACACAATGAGTAAAAAGGGTATATTAAAGAGCTATTACGATCTTCTTCTTGGAAAAACAAGCTATAAGGATCTCTATAGAAAGGGTTTCGTTTATTTTTTAAGGGAGCTTGTAAAAGAATACGCAAGCTTTTATAATTATTTCTGGAG from Hydrogenobacter sp. harbors:
- a CDS encoding lysylphosphatidylglycerol synthase domain-containing protein gives rise to the protein MWNRYQKVYLKDSFFKLVKKILIPILLSTSFLALFFVYVPLDKVMNSLSRVSLDEFFLAFFFYTASQIIRSFRWLPLMRGLSFLDIYLINSANIFFNNVLPARTGELSWFYYAKKLGVSLKLSVWSFLLGRLFDLLALIFIALFLYTVIEKSVLTFFISLIMIFLSLFFHKVYLFLPSWGKIGNLKSYLKDNTSLRLSSLLFLCSTFSVVFKFVAIVQLLSVSSYLLSFLSFSFGELSSVLPFHSFMGYGTYEISFSIPAKFASADMKKWLVEGFIAHNFLLLSSAFYGILSVFLLHRKN
- the thiE gene encoding thiamine phosphate synthase, whose translation is MNLFVYLVTDDKYFMERDLVSTTEQALQGGITALQYRFKNKSARQMYEELLVLRELTRRYGVDLVVNDRVDLAMAVGADGVHVGKQDLPPDIVRKIVGDSMYIGYSVNSVEDLRDVDHLPIDYVGFGSVYETTTKENYRLVGIEGLRQAVKLTQKPIVAIGGITHYRVKEVLEAGAKGVAVVSAILGFEDVKKASETLVQACKSVYRERLFMP
- a CDS encoding nodulation protein NfeD, yielding MRALAVFFLFMFSLLNEGFPRIFVAQWQDAITPVAVDYIKRSISKAQSEEGSVFILELNTPGGLESSMREIVQEFQKTTIPVVVFVYPSGGRAASAGAIITISADIAAMAPGTNIGAAHPVQIGGEGQNDVMKEKVLQDTLAFVRSIAREKGRNVEVVESMVKKSISLTPEEALKANIIDLIATDRTDLLNKLNGRIVEKHGRKIILETEGVQVYQISKSLREEFLNLVTNPTIAYMLLLIGFYGIFFELYNPGSIVPGAVGIISLLLGLYGLGVVGVNWLGLLLILAGILLLALEVVTPSLGGLAIAGGIALALGSFILISPESPYGNIPISVITTMVILTVAFFLFAGRLGFKAQKRKKMLGTEELIGEVGEAITDFAKGKGKVFVHGEIWNAVSEEDIKKGDAVLIEEVKGLTLKVRKS
- a CDS encoding aldehyde dehydrogenase family protein; translated protein: MLEKGMLIGGKYVKSEEELYIHYPYTGEVIGKVFKGSEKQVDEAIEVAKEGFRKMSSLTPHERYSILMKASQMLQDRAEEFAKTLVLEVGKTIREARSEVQRAIQTLIFSAEEAKRISGEVVPLDAHPNGRGKVGFFIRQPVGIVSAITPFNFPLNLSMHKVAPALAAGNAVILKPSERTPLTPLMLGELLLSAGLPPEAISVIPGYGDVGKAMTTHPDVRVVSFTGSKKIGEIITKQAGIKKVILELGSNSALVLHKDGNVNKAVVKTIQGGYAIAGQVCISVQRVFVHEDVFDIYLSALKSAVDNLNVGDPMREDTDVGPMISSSEVERVQEWVGQAIKEGAKLVRGGVACAESKALLEPTIVSLVPENTKLFSEEAFAPVVVVNPYRDIEEAIKAVNSSVYGLQVGVFTKDIDIAWEFIKKVEAGGVLINEGPNFRADHMPYGGVKHSGIGREGPRFAIEDYTEIKMVVWDLNP
- the rpmF gene encoding 50S ribosomal protein L32; its protein translation is MAVPKRKTSKWRRDNRRAQNFFSKVKLSSLATCPNCGELTIPHRVCPYCGHYKGREVIKVS
- a CDS encoding 5'-3' exonuclease H3TH domain-containing protein, coding for MKILYILDGSAFVYRSFFALPQLSTKSGFPTGAVYGFMRAILSILKAERPKYFVVVFDHPAPTTKKEIYSDYKSKRPPMPDPLRLQIPVIKELLKLMGIPLLEVEGYEADDIIGYITQKAVELSFYVKIYSPDKDILQLVSEKVSVINPISGEFFDRQAVLKKFGVSPELIPDLLALAGDKVDNIEGIKGIGKKTAIKVLEKYQSVTNILRNFEDFQAFFPYADREKLELSYALVKLHPVPEMNLKEEDIRLKKPDMESLKRRLLELEMKSLIKDVESLSKSLSQRQLF